The Artemia franciscana chromosome 9, ASM3288406v1, whole genome shotgun sequence region AtgcatgcatacagttttttcgtttaattgaaactcctaaatgttcagtaactgtagtggtagaGTAATTGTACCACTGCAGTAAATGCTACCattacagtaactgtagtggtagcattaaaagtatacacatagtgctTTCTGGTTAGTTGAAAGtcccccacaacttacccttaaaagTCTAAATTAATAATGTAAATTGCTTTTCCGATATTGCTTTGCTACTTTTTTGAAAGTCCAtatgctcatagtttgtttagatttagttcaacatccacctaaatattcctCAAAAGCTaaaccttaatacccttagcttgagcagtagcaatagttgtagcagtatgGACGTAGCACCTTTgatttcttcaacatccccttcaacacacgctttaagtttcagcttaatacataGCATCAACCGtttctgaagcatttctgatgcgtctCCTAATAACCTTTGTGGGCACACTGTGTTTCGAATTAGTTTCATACAGTTTCTATATATCCTAAATTTTTCACCTCAATATCTTTGgctttaatagcagtagtattagcagtagcagtaaaatTAACTGCAGTAGCCTAAGCCTTAGTgaaagtagtagtaataatagtgccagtagcagtagtatgacTAGCTCAACATCCCTCACACAAGCcttgttagtttcaacttcacaccccaaactgttcctaagatatttttgtTGCACTCTTTTAACAACCTGCATACGGAGGGCATGTTCTTATTCAGTTCATCTCTACacctcaaaattccttgaaattttcaccttcatagtGTTAAACATAGTTCTAATAGTAgttacagtagtagtattgttaTAGCAGTTTTGAACAGCGGTAGTActactagtagcagtagtattaacctattgccttttggtcagtggAACATCCTTCTCAttaagtcctggaagtttcaactcaacGCAATTAGCCATcactatgacattgctgatatgttcGTTTGATGACCTGCATGTTCataaacttcttgaaattttcatttcaatgttcTAAGCCCTACAGTTAGctgcagtagaagtagtagtagtagtatatttaGCAGTAGTGTCCAGATATTGCCTTTGTgtgagatgatcttcccctttaaatattctctgaaagttccaacttaacacCCAAATCAATTCCTGAGATAaactattttgacaatgtgcatgcacatagcgtcttttgatttagttaaaatttccccttaatatGGAAAATTGAGTAGTGTGGTAGCAGGTGTAGTAGCATTTGTAGCCTACAAATATTGTCTCTTTGATCATCTCCCTAACTATTTcccaaattttccaaattaggatactcagttattcctgtgttgcACCCTTTTGACCATCCGTATACACATACCGTGTTTTGATTTGattcaacattttctgaaagccccaccttaatacccttcgtcttcttggaaagtaaagttcaaacgtgcatacctttctcaataacatatactaaaCGTAAACAATGAACCAATTGCTTAATTTACAACCCCTGtgctgaggactgtggggagtttGGCATCTCAAAAGACATAATGACAGGACCTTCAACAgggctgaacaaaatagctctcataaaatttcaatcggatttattttggggaatgataggctttgTACGAGGAGGCTTATTGCCCTCaattcacttttaactcttaaaaagggcgctaaaacttccaacttccaatcaaacgagctccatccgatccaaagtttatacaactacccactccataaaaactttatatgccccaggcataacttacaatcctcaAGCCCACAATCTGATTGTTGTCTATGCTCAGGATGTTTTTCTAATGCTAGTAGCCTATGCTAGCTGTGGCGCTAGAAGTTTGTAGTTCTTATGAGACTATTGTTAAAAAATTGGGTCTTTGCCATTGTAATAAGACTTACCAGCAACaattttaattaacaaatacATTTCTGTAAAAATTGTTGATGGCTTTTGaccttaagccaaaaattatcagcataaatataaacttgtaaaagtcttcattttagaaataatCCTGTTAAGCTTTcgttttttctacttttgtcTCTTATTATTAAACTTGCTCTGAAGATTTTAATACTATTTTAAGCATTCTTTTTACATTCTTGCGCTCCATTTTTTAATGCTGAAGTAAATCATATTCCATGAAAGGTTACAAACAATTATTAGCAAAAACTGAGACAATACAAACACACCTTAAGTGCTAACGATTTGATTCTTACTTCTTCTGTACTTTATGAGATAGCTGCTCCAATTACTTGTAATATTGCACCTAGCAAATACTCATTATAATTGCCGTAATTGCACATTGTGATTGTCTCTGACAAAATCTTAACTAAGAGCCAAAGCCTCAACTTAAATGGACCATTTTATAGcctttatttataataatccTGCAATTAGGGTCTAATTTGATGTAGATCAAactcattctttttttctctgttgTCCCTGACTGGTCTCcttaattcttataattttccaCATTACAATTATTTGTTATAATTGCAATTATTGCAATAAATGCACAACAATTGCACATTCTAACTATTTCTAgcaatatttcatttaaatttctaaTGAATATTCAAAGCTCAAATGAATAAGTTTTGTAATCTTTACTTTTGGTCATTCGATAATTAATGCCTATTATAAATGTTAATTAAGATCGTTTTCATTTCCTTCATCCGTTTCAGCAAACAAGGACTTTTCAGTCGAGAGTATTCAGCCCTTTTtccttttgattcaatttgtgaGGTGAACAGAGCTACTGATTTGGTTgcttcttatttatcttgaatctACTCAGATTTCTTTCAGTAGGTCTTTTGATTTTAGGATTTGGAATATAAGAAGATAAACACTCATTTCCAAGCTCTTTTTGCATGTATAGTCAGATAGACTCTTAGCTGATAGTAagattttgtggtgtttgaagcatttttaacaTTTACATTGCAGGATATACTGTGCAGAcatcagcatattacattcaaataggcaatgatCAATTgcttaattttctaaattacaaatacctgcAAAGAGGGGAAGAGGGAACTGagccacttgaattagggaactgatatgaaaacgtctgaaaatcaaaaaatttgagCCAGACCAAATAATGTCTGATAATCTCCAGTGGTATATGTCTCCAATGGGTATTGGTCTaccacttggctggtcaatatttaaagcattttttgcaatttcatctGCCTGATGGTTACCAGTTATTCCTGAGTGGCTCGGAACATACTGGAGGCAAGTTCTTATGCCTTTTGAAGTAAGATTATCAATAATGCTAAGACAAtgaaatgtgtcaatatccatctCATACTGAGAAGCTGAAGACAGCAGCTCTAGGCTTGACAAAGAGTAAGAAGAAACTATAATATCTTGTAAATTAGCGATCAAAGGTTGATTATTCATGAGGTGTTCTAATACCATGATTATGGCATTTAGCAATGCAGACATTATAGACACATTATCATACATTCTCTCACCCATTGTAATATTAAGGGGTGGGAGAAAAGCTCCACTTGCCAccttttcattcattttggacccatcaACAAAAATTCGGAAATGGTTTTTATATGCAATAGTATGGAGTTGAGCAATTTTATTTCTGGATGAAAGTAATGGGGGTAAGTTTTTTTCCACTTCAAGGAATTAGTATTTATTATGGGGAATGACCGACTCCGAGGGGAAGCGGGTGGGGGAAGGTGGGTGCAATAGACTTTACTGGCTCTGGGAATTTCTTCTGGATATTGGCATATACGTTTCCAATGCCTCTTTACATGGATGAATTTCTTAAGCAGTTATGCAAGGTATGACAGCTatttgcttcaatttttgtaagatAATTTATCAAGAAAAATCTTCGTTAATAATTTGTTGTTGATAACCCACTCTCAGTAAGCAAAAACTTATTACTTGTTagtttcctaagaccaaatatgACACAGATTATGTTGTCttgtgttatttcttttttttacatcaggATCTTTGCACAAGCTCTATAAACAATGAGTCCATAATCAATATAAGGTCTTAAATctgatttatataattggagCAAGTTCATTTTGATGTTAACTGAAACTGAAGTTCCAAGATATTGGAAGTTTTCCAATTAACTAGCTCAGAGCCAAAGATAATTTATGTGATTCACTACtcttaactgttttttttttaatttgttgtgGAAGAAAATTGTAGTCTAAAAGTACCATATTGCTcttgtaaatgaaaataaactttttttaaagtatttattctttgataatttaaagcaaaaaaaggtCTAACAATGTGATTCAagttactgtccctagattggAAACTGGGCCCAATCAAGGGACacctcttaaaaaaaagaatataataaataatcgaCAAATAATTGCAGATTCTGCACTCATTTTCCTCTCATTGAGATGTATCCAACAGCATAAGTTCCATCATTCTACAATGAACAGttgacaagacaaaaaaaaaagaaaaaagtgattttacagtaattttgtatattataaTTGTTTGTTCTAGTGGCATTAATGGCTATAATAGATGTTTCTCAGAAGTTTTACACATTCTAAACTAGTACCCACACctcaaataaatgtttttagtCTTTAGTTATCATTATTCTACAACTAGTGTTGGTTTCAAATGTTAATTTAAAACCTTTCTCACTTCCTCTGTTTTCTGCAAATCCAGCTCTTTGTTGTAAATTCCCATTTTTGTTCTTAATTACACACTGTAATAGCTCTAGTAGTTTCTTAGATTATTTAGACTAATGCTCAAACTCCCAAGTTCAACAGATAATTTTATTCAGTCTTAAATCCTTATAACTTCTCAATGAGATTGTACTTCATATATCCATTAAAATCAGTCTTACTTCTTCTGTGTTCTCCGTGATAGATTCTCTTATTCCTTGCAATTTTGCACGGTATTCAACAATTTTTGAGCCAAAATAATCTGACTCCTTAAATACTTCATCTTTTTCATCCTTCTGTGAGAGAAACATCTCTATGGTTTTCTCCAGTTGTTCTTGTTCTTTACTCTGTATCACTTCAATTAAATTGGCAGCATTTAAGGCATCACCAGTGCCAATTGATTTCAGCAATGATTCAACTTCAATTATTTGCTTAGAGATTTTGTTGAATTCACATGTGACATCATAAgccaattttttaaaagatataaaatcTTGACCATTTTGATCATTCAGGTAGTCCTTGAAACCCCTAGAATAAAAGGGAAGGTTAGAGCAGCACCTATTGCACTTTCtgacagaaaaaataatttgaaggaTCTCACCAAAGGACCCCTcctgtcaaaaaaaaatatacagaaaactttaaaagtaaaatatttgggAAGTTTGAACCTCAAAACCAACGTTTTTGGGACATTAGAAGTTCACACATAAAGGGCATATCCGTGGTTTTACAACTGATTTTTGGTTGTAGATAGGCCTGTTGATAGAGGtgattttcccctccaattcACCCAAAAGGACTAGATCTTATAAAGATActtgggtaaaaaaaattttttagcttcCCTTAGACAATATCATCTCCCTCACCCCCTCAGCCCTTGAAGACTATGCTTATGTGCAACTGATCTAATTAACATTATTCATAAAATGCACACAGACCATCTGAAAGTGTATTTCTTGATGCAGCCAAATGATAATAGTTTTTACCTTAATCACCTCAATCCAtctgagagctttaaggtcttCCAGACCTGTAGTACTCTTGAGTTGATGACTGCCAGTCAAAGCTCCACTGCTTCTTCTCCAATTCTTTGTCAAGTTGGTTTTAGAAGGACTGGATGGAGGGAGCACTGACAGTTGAATCTTTCAGTTGATTCCAATGGTTTAAGACTCTTCTCGAGAAGAATGTTACGCGAGTTTTTGATCAGGAGCTTGagacatatacatatacatttaTTAACACTATTCGACATTCGCCTgtcaagaaaggcaataagcttgtaaGGGCAAGCAAGGTTATCACCCTCGGCTAATTAAAACCATGTTCATATCATGCTACTcaaagaggaaaaagacaagaagaagacagaaaaaaaaataacagcaaataaatcagggaaatgccttgaatagaatAACAACCTAGAACGGGCCTTACATCAAAATTACTcacgagataaaagaaacttttttaccTGTGACTTGAAAGCTGGAATCAAAGATTGCTGGCTTTTCATTCTGCAGCTTGTAAGTAAGCATCATATCGCTGTGCAAGCGTCTGTAAACCAGATTGGGTAGTTTAAGGTACCTGAGGCGGTCCTCATATGAGGTTGATGCTAGactttgtatgtattttgttgCTCGTCTCTGTACTTTTTTGATGAGCCTCATATCTTGTTGATAAGAAGGACCAGCAAGACACATGCCAAAATCGAAATGGGGTCTGAAGAGAGCcttatatagttttataaatatagatgctTGTCTTCTGTTGATAGTTCATTTAAGTAGTCCAAAACTAGAGCTTGCACAGGAAACAACATGCTGGACATAGCtgtgaaatttaagtttatcatcAATGATGTCACTAAGTTTCTTCTTCTCTGTTCTCTAGTTGTTCTCTTACTTTGGTGGTGGGGTTGTAGATTGTTTAGTTTGCCATTGGGTCCAAGGTGTCATACACAGAATTTTTCTACATTAAATTGGAGAAGCCAGTCTTGGGTCCAAACTTGTAGCTTATCTATGTTGTGCTGGCTACTCTGAGGGCATGCAATACCCTCAAAGAGTTTTTCATCATCAGCAAACAGGTGCATACCATTGTCAATATGGTTAAATATGCTATTGATGTAAATCAGAAAGAGAGTTGAAAACAGTACAGTTCCTGCAGTACTCTGCTCATTACTTTGGCCTTGTCAGAGTAGGTTGGTTGGCCATCTGTAGCAAATAAACAAACTTTCTGCTTGCAATTTGTAAGGAAATTCATCAGCCAGTCTACAACAGCCTGATTGATGCTGATAGCAGATATTTTGGAGTGTAGTCGACTGTGAGGAACCTTGTCAATGGCCTTAGTGAAGTCCAGCAGGATCTGGTCAACCAGATATTTGTGGCCAATTAGGTCTGTGATTTTGTTGTATGATTCCAAGAGGTTTGTTTCAATTGATTTCTCTGACTGGAAGCCATGCTGCTTGGGGGACAAGATCTTGTTGGTTGTGAAATGCTTAAGGATAAAATCATTGACTATGCACTCAAGTATTTTGATGACAACTGAGGTCAGGCTAATATGCCAATAGTTTTCAGGCTTAGAATAATTATGTTTCTTGAAAACCGGTGTAATGTTGGCTATTTTCCAGTCTGCTGGCAGCTCTCTAGAAGTAAGTGATGTCTGCAAAATTCTCCTAAGCGTTTCTGCTATGATAGCTGCAATTCCTTTAAATAGCCTGGGATGTTTTGTGATAAATAAGCCTGAATAGTCCTGGTGATCTGTCAGTATTGAATTTCTGTAAGCGTCTGAGAACCTCTGTAAGCAAGAGAGTGATGCTTTCCATTGGGGATTTTACAATGTATTCAGGCGAAGAGGGTAAAGGACCATTAGGTTCAGTGGTGAAAACAGAAATGAATTGCTGATTTAATGAGGTTGCAAGCTTGTTGATACTGGTTATTTCTTCACCTTCCTCAGTTACCAGTTTCCTGATGCCTTGTCTATTATGGTTTTGACTAGAGACATATCACCAAAATTTCTTTGGATTTGTCTTAGCTTTGTCTGCAAGTTTAGATTCGAAGCTTGTGTATAAATTGTGTCTTAAATTTTCAAGTTTGTTCCTGCTTTttgtttccttatttttaaattatgctaaAGATGCAATATTTGAACAGGTGAAATAACAGTAAACTTGACATTCAAATTAATTCATTACCTCCTCTTTCCATCAACCAGAATTAAAACTCAAGATAATATATAACAGGACAGCACCTGGTTTGGAGAGCCAAAAATAGGGACTTgcagaaaaatttttattcaaaaagggACTTCACTATGGACCCTTTCAGACCAAAAACTTGGTTTCAGAAAGCATTAAAGAAGTAAAAGCACTAAATAAGCAGAAAATAACACTTGTCTAAAAGGGAAAACAAATGGACCAGAAATTCCATGCATGTGCATGTGAACttcaaccaaagaaaaaaaaattaaaatgatgatTTGGATATATCTCTCCATGATCAGTGAGTCTTAATGAATAGTCAAGAATCATCATTTCATCAAACAAATGCGTTTTCATAAGCTACTCTAGTCCCTCTAgagtttttctttccttatttAATTCTCTTCACTTTTTTTGTGACATATGAAATTTCCCCTTTTAAAGACATGacaatcaaaatacaaaaatattataagaTGATTGCAAAAAGTAGAAACCAAGACCTActtcttttcattttgtgtTCTCTTCTGCTGGAATGTGGAAGTGGTTACCAGATCCTTCTTTGATTGCATCTGCCTTTGATCAGTATTGAGAGTAGCAACTACCTTTTTTGCTCTGTGCACTGAGAAAGATTTCATAGCCTATGCCACCTGTACCTTGACCATATCCTTCTTATCAATATTATTCTTCAGCTACTTAATCCTGGCTTTCCTTCAGCATTCAGTTCCTTCAAATCAAAGCCTATCTTTTTTCCTAAAGAGACTTCCTCAGGAACTCTACTGTCTGTCTTTCCAAAAAAGTTTCTACAAGTTGCTGCTCTTTctcatttgttttcttcaaggATTTTTGTAGCTCCaagtaaaaaacataatttttctaGCAAATGTTACCAGTTTTATCACATTACCAAGTTCATTCActgcaaataattttttgttcaa contains the following coding sequences:
- the LOC136031578 gene encoding uncharacterized protein LOC136031578 isoform X1, coding for MPGIHSMEDLSKIKVKDACRTFLKSQELRIQTYNIFEKGFKDYLNDQNGQDFISFKKLAYDVTCEFNKISKQIIEVESLLKSIGTGDALNAANLIEVIQSKEQEQLEKTIEMFLSQKDEKDEVFKESDYFGSKIVEYRAKLQGIRESITENTEEVRLILMDI
- the LOC136031578 gene encoding uncharacterized protein LOC136031578 isoform X2; this translates as MAIRGFKDYLNDQNGQDFISFKKLAYDVTCEFNKISKQIIEVESLLKSIGTGDALNAANLIEVIQSKEQEQLEKTIEMFLSQKDEKDEVFKESDYFGSKIVEYRAKLQGIRESITENTEEVRLILMDI